The following are encoded in a window of Geobacter metallireducens GS-15 genomic DNA:
- a CDS encoding (Fe-S)-binding protein — METVTPYKEIIDVIKEKGGDSLKYCYQCGLCDSVCPWNRVRQFSMRKIVRQGTFGLTEIEQEDIWRCSTCGTCPSRCPRGVNQIEAGVAMRRIGAEYDVYPGHVGTIRNVVASLTSEGNSLGGDRTQRGDWAKDLPVKPYAEGMELLYFTGCYLSYDPRMRKVAAATAAILNKAGVDFGILGSKESCCGESIRKTGNEELFKRLAKENIKQFIDNGVTKILVSSPHCYHTFVNEYPEFKVNFEVVFISQYIGQLINEGRLQITGEFAKKVTYHDPCYLGRHNGIYDEPRQVLQQVPGLELLEMADNRESSLCCGGGGGRIWMETPKEERFADLRIRQAVDVGATVLATSCPYCITNFTDSSLDLADHEKVEVKDLAEIILEVI, encoded by the coding sequence GTGGAAACCGTTACTCCATACAAAGAGATCATCGACGTCATCAAAGAGAAGGGGGGCGACTCGCTCAAGTACTGCTACCAGTGCGGTCTGTGCGATTCGGTCTGCCCCTGGAACCGGGTACGGCAGTTCAGCATGCGCAAGATCGTCCGTCAGGGGACGTTCGGCCTGACCGAGATCGAACAGGAAGACATCTGGCGCTGCAGCACCTGCGGAACCTGCCCCAGCCGCTGCCCCAGGGGGGTGAACCAGATTGAGGCCGGGGTCGCCATGCGCCGGATCGGCGCAGAATACGATGTCTATCCCGGCCACGTGGGGACTATCCGCAACGTGGTGGCGAGCCTCACCTCCGAGGGTAACTCCCTGGGGGGCGATCGGACCCAGCGGGGCGATTGGGCCAAGGACCTGCCGGTCAAGCCCTATGCCGAGGGGATGGAGCTTCTCTACTTCACCGGCTGTTACCTGAGCTACGACCCGAGGATGAGAAAGGTGGCCGCTGCTACCGCCGCCATTCTCAACAAGGCCGGGGTTGATTTCGGCATCCTCGGTTCCAAGGAGAGCTGCTGCGGGGAGAGTATCCGCAAGACCGGTAACGAAGAGCTGTTCAAGCGGCTGGCCAAGGAGAACATCAAGCAGTTCATCGATAACGGCGTCACGAAGATTCTCGTTTCCTCACCCCACTGCTACCACACCTTCGTGAACGAGTATCCCGAGTTCAAGGTGAACTTCGAGGTGGTCTTCATCTCCCAGTACATCGGCCAGCTCATCAACGAGGGGCGGCTCCAGATCACCGGCGAGTTCGCGAAGAAGGTGACCTATCACGACCCGTGCTACCTGGGGCGCCACAACGGCATCTACGACGAGCCCCGGCAAGTGCTGCAGCAGGTCCCGGGCCTCGAACTGCTGGAGATGGCGGACAACCGGGAAAGCAGCCTCTGCTGCGGCGGCGGCGGCGGCCGGATCTGGATGGAAACGCCGAAGGAAGAGCGGTTCGCCGACCTGAGAATCAGGCAGGCGGTAGACGTGGGGGCTACGGTGCTGGCCACCTCCTGCCCCTACTGCATCACGAACTTCACGGACAGCAGCCTGGATCTGGCGGATCACGAGAAGGTCGAGGTGAAGGACCTGGCGGAAATTATCCTGGAAGTGATCTAG
- a CDS encoding FAD-dependent oxidoreductase yields the protein MNTSDRNIGDVLIVGGGISGIQAALDLANSGFRVFLVDKSPALGGKMSQLDKTFPTNDCSMCIESPKFIECARNPNIEIITYTEVERVDGEAGDFRVTLTKKPRYISEEKCTGCNICVDYCPVKIPDPFNQNLSENKAVHIYFSQAVPLVTYVDPETCLYLKEGKCQICVGACKTKAIDLHQKPETMVVEVGAIILSPGYETFNPKLRGDFGYGRMQNVVTSLDFERILCATGPYEGEILRPSDKKHPHKIAWIQCVGSRQVNEGGNNYCSAVCCAYSQKQVILAKDHDADLQATIFHNDVRAYGKDFERFHQRAEKLSDVRFVRSYVTIGREIESTKNVTIRYSTVDDGVKEEEFDMVVLSVGLNPPKDVEALASKIGIELTDQKFCKNNPYNPIETSRKGVFVSGAFQGPLDIPESVVTASGAGALCGQLLSYRRGRLERERVYPPEKDVSQEELKIGVVVCYCGANIGRVVNIPEVIEYAATLPNVAWAGENLFACSTENAKQISDAIVAKGLNRVVLAACTPRTHEPLFRDTCREAGLNQYFFEFANIREHCSWVHSREKESATQKAKEIVRMSVARAAHLEPLQEFQLPVDHTGLVVGGGVAGMTAALNMAEQGFEVYLIEKDDDLGGMARRLHYTLEGMDVQSFLADLVKKVYRHPRVHVWTDANITDVSGYVGNFVTTVTSQGRNREVKHGVAVIATGAQEYKPTEYLYGESDRVLTQLELEGEIVSQSEKVTGAQSVVMIQCVGCRQADRNYCSRVCCSQAIKNAHKLKEINPEMEIQIIFRDMRTYGLKETYYREASEKNVKFIRYEAETKPVVEAAGDGFKVTVPDPVLGQMMELEADLVVLAAAVIPAESSQDAGKLFKVSNNPDGFFQEAHVKLRPVDFAADGVFLCGTAHYPKHLSETISQAYGAAGRAVGILSRETVTASGAVCDVTESDCVSCGACITACKYGAISFVDTPNGKKARVEPILCKGDGLCNAKCPTGAIYLKHYTDDEICAQIDAAFPEH from the coding sequence ATGAATACCTCAGACAGAAATATTGGTGACGTACTTATTGTCGGCGGAGGGATCAGCGGTATTCAGGCCGCTCTCGATCTCGCCAATTCGGGGTTCCGGGTCTTCCTGGTCGACAAATCGCCGGCCCTTGGCGGCAAGATGTCCCAGCTGGACAAGACCTTCCCCACCAACGACTGTTCCATGTGCATCGAGTCGCCGAAGTTCATCGAATGCGCCAGGAACCCCAACATCGAGATCATCACCTATACGGAAGTGGAGCGGGTCGACGGCGAGGCGGGAGATTTCCGGGTAACGCTGACCAAGAAGCCCCGGTATATCTCGGAAGAGAAGTGCACCGGCTGCAACATCTGCGTGGACTACTGCCCGGTCAAGATCCCCGATCCGTTCAACCAGAACCTGTCCGAGAACAAGGCGGTTCACATCTACTTCTCCCAGGCGGTGCCGCTGGTCACCTACGTGGACCCGGAGACCTGTCTCTACCTCAAAGAGGGGAAATGCCAGATCTGCGTCGGCGCCTGCAAGACCAAGGCAATCGATCTCCACCAGAAGCCGGAGACCATGGTGGTGGAGGTGGGGGCGATCATCCTCTCCCCCGGCTACGAGACCTTCAACCCGAAGCTTCGGGGCGATTTCGGCTACGGCCGGATGCAGAACGTGGTCACCAGCCTCGACTTCGAGCGGATTCTCTGCGCCACCGGTCCCTACGAGGGTGAGATCCTGCGCCCCTCGGACAAGAAGCATCCCCACAAGATCGCCTGGATTCAGTGTGTCGGCTCCCGGCAGGTGAACGAGGGGGGGAACAACTACTGTTCGGCCGTCTGCTGCGCCTACAGCCAGAAGCAGGTGATCCTGGCCAAGGACCACGACGCCGACCTCCAGGCCACCATCTTCCATAACGACGTTCGGGCCTATGGCAAGGACTTCGAGCGCTTCCACCAGCGGGCGGAAAAGCTCTCCGACGTGCGCTTTGTCCGGAGTTACGTGACCATCGGGCGGGAGATCGAGAGCACCAAGAACGTCACCATCCGCTACTCCACCGTTGACGACGGGGTGAAGGAAGAAGAATTCGACATGGTGGTCCTGTCGGTGGGGCTCAACCCGCCGAAGGATGTGGAGGCCCTGGCGAGCAAGATCGGCATTGAGCTCACCGACCAGAAATTCTGCAAGAACAATCCGTACAATCCCATCGAAACCTCCCGCAAAGGGGTCTTTGTCAGCGGCGCGTTCCAGGGCCCCCTCGACATCCCCGAGTCGGTCGTGACCGCCAGCGGCGCCGGCGCCCTCTGCGGCCAGCTTCTCTCCTACCGGCGCGGCCGGCTGGAGCGGGAGCGGGTCTACCCGCCGGAGAAGGATGTCTCCCAGGAGGAGTTGAAGATCGGGGTCGTCGTCTGCTACTGCGGCGCCAACATCGGCCGGGTCGTCAATATCCCCGAAGTGATTGAATACGCGGCCACGCTCCCCAACGTCGCCTGGGCCGGTGAGAACCTGTTCGCCTGCTCCACGGAGAACGCCAAGCAGATCTCGGACGCCATCGTGGCAAAGGGGCTCAACCGGGTCGTCCTGGCCGCCTGTACGCCACGGACCCACGAGCCGCTCTTCCGGGATACCTGCCGGGAAGCGGGGCTCAACCAGTACTTCTTCGAGTTCGCCAACATCCGCGAGCACTGCTCCTGGGTCCACTCCCGCGAGAAGGAGAGCGCCACCCAGAAGGCAAAAGAGATCGTCAGGATGTCCGTTGCCCGGGCCGCGCACCTGGAGCCGCTGCAGGAGTTCCAGCTGCCGGTGGACCACACGGGACTCGTGGTCGGCGGCGGGGTGGCCGGCATGACCGCCGCCCTCAACATGGCCGAGCAGGGTTTCGAGGTTTACCTCATCGAGAAGGATGATGACCTGGGCGGTATGGCGCGGCGCCTCCACTACACCCTGGAGGGGATGGATGTCCAGTCCTTCCTTGCGGACCTGGTCAAAAAGGTCTACCGGCACCCGCGGGTCCATGTCTGGACCGATGCGAACATCACCGATGTCTCCGGCTACGTGGGGAACTTCGTCACCACGGTGACCTCCCAGGGTCGCAACCGGGAAGTGAAGCATGGCGTGGCCGTGATCGCCACCGGCGCCCAGGAATACAAGCCGACTGAATACCTCTACGGCGAGAGCGACCGGGTCCTGACCCAGCTGGAGCTGGAAGGGGAGATTGTCAGCCAGAGCGAGAAGGTGACGGGCGCCCAGAGCGTGGTGATGATCCAGTGCGTCGGCTGCCGCCAGGCTGACCGCAACTACTGCAGCCGCGTCTGCTGCAGCCAGGCCATCAAGAACGCCCATAAACTCAAGGAGATCAATCCGGAGATGGAGATCCAGATCATCTTCCGGGACATGCGGACCTATGGCCTCAAGGAGACCTACTACCGCGAGGCGTCGGAGAAGAACGTGAAGTTCATCCGCTACGAGGCGGAGACCAAGCCGGTGGTGGAGGCCGCGGGGGATGGCTTCAAGGTAACGGTCCCCGATCCGGTCTTGGGGCAGATGATGGAGCTGGAGGCCGACCTGGTGGTGCTCGCCGCCGCGGTCATCCCGGCCGAATCGAGCCAGGATGCAGGTAAGTTATTCAAGGTCTCCAACAACCCGGACGGCTTCTTCCAGGAAGCCCACGTGAAGCTCAGGCCGGTGGATTTTGCGGCGGACGGGGTCTTCCTCTGCGGCACGGCCCACTATCCGAAGCACCTGTCGGAAACCATCAGCCAGGCTTACGGCGCAGCGGGGCGCGCCGTGGGGATCCTCTCCCGCGAAACCGTCACCGCCTCCGGGGCCGTATGCGATGTGACCGAGAGCGACTGCGTCTCCTGCGGGGCCTGCATCACCGCCTGCAAGTACGGTGCAATCAGCTTTGTCGACACGCCCAACGGTAAAAAGGCGCGGGTTGAACCGATCCTCTGCAAGGGTGACGGTCTCTGCAACGCTAAATGCCCGACCGGGGCCATTTATCTGAAACACTACACGGACGACGAGATATGTGCCCAGATCGACGCGGCCTTTCCTGAGCACTAG
- a CDS encoding hydrogenase iron-sulfur subunit, with translation MSTGRDHKPSVVGFLCTWUAYGAADLAGVSRLQYTTETKIIRVMCTGRVDLAFVLRAFSKGADGVFIGGCWPGECHYVTEGNYDVLKNVHIAKKILERIGINPDRLRLEWIAASEGMRYAEVMNDFGKRLKELGPLGKGEGIEPGALKLRLEAANKLVPYVKLVERERLRQRFKTEQEYTDFFASDELKKLFDELVANKLAVSQITLLLQDKPLNTGEIVTTLGMNASEVSRHLKSATMHGLVRFDEELKRYALA, from the coding sequence ATGAGTACCGGACGAGATCATAAACCCAGCGTAGTCGGTTTTCTGTGCACATGGTGAGCGTACGGCGCTGCCGACCTGGCTGGAGTTTCCAGACTGCAATATACAACTGAAACAAAGATTATCCGCGTAATGTGTACCGGCAGAGTGGACCTGGCATTCGTGCTCAGGGCATTCTCCAAGGGGGCGGACGGGGTGTTCATCGGCGGCTGCTGGCCCGGCGAATGCCACTATGTCACCGAAGGCAACTACGATGTGCTGAAGAACGTGCACATCGCCAAGAAGATCCTGGAGCGGATCGGCATCAATCCTGACCGGCTGCGGCTCGAATGGATCGCCGCCTCGGAGGGGATGCGGTACGCCGAGGTGATGAACGACTTCGGCAAGAGGCTGAAGGAACTGGGGCCGTTGGGCAAAGGGGAAGGAATAGAGCCGGGCGCCCTGAAGCTCAGGCTGGAAGCAGCCAACAAGCTGGTCCCCTATGTGAAGCTGGTGGAACGGGAACGGCTGCGGCAGCGCTTCAAGACGGAGCAGGAGTACACTGATTTCTTCGCCAGTGATGAGCTGAAAAAGCTCTTTGACGAACTGGTGGCAAACAAGCTGGCGGTGAGCCAGATTACGCTGCTCCTGCAGGACAAGCCCCTGAACACGGGAGAGATCGTAACAACTCTCGGCATGAACGCATCTGAAGTATCACGGCACTTGAAGAGCGCGACCATGCACGGGCTGGTCAGGTTCGACGAAGAGCTGAAGCGGTACGCACTGGCCTGA